Proteins found in one Amycolatopsis umgeniensis genomic segment:
- a CDS encoding SpoIIE family protein phosphatase — protein MVSRPAPASTSLPSEPSAGKGEGALPESGRFWRELLEDVRDAVLVQDVGGALRWSNPAARELFGGGRPVLTAEGPDVGHVEHTGRRFPARIRTLPGGWHAWTVTSAVAADGPRVDGFLAAAAPRLASARGRHGTAKVIAEVAAAELADCVFVLLPTTRGRWEWWSCDHRTHHGHGRIRRVPAQLAPVLAGTFASTEDPEAKAVPEEEVATLPAVVAERLAGHSSVSVVSLGLDGGAGVTGAVVLGRRGAPAFGDDHPRAITEFARAAGTALANAHRYARQEEATRGLETTLRPMPPPDVPGVKFDVWYEPSSGLLDVGGDFYDVLPREDGGAMYVLGDVCGKGAEAAALTGRVRQTLAALNLVEHDNTTLLSLLNSLLITGGSGRFATLVLGSVLAGEDGLAVTLASGGHPAPLVVRRRGGVDEITLPGTLVGISPQARFAETTIRLAEGDVCLLYTDGITEARHHERTSDLFGDERLRELLTGCRGLSGREVVARVRSAVREWLGSGTHDDIAVLAIEASRPAQ, from the coding sequence ATGGTGTCACGGCCGGCCCCGGCCTCGACGTCGCTCCCCTCGGAGCCGTCGGCAGGGAAGGGCGAGGGCGCGCTGCCCGAATCCGGGAGGTTCTGGCGCGAGCTGCTCGAAGACGTGCGTGACGCGGTGCTCGTCCAGGACGTCGGCGGCGCGCTGCGCTGGTCGAATCCCGCCGCCCGCGAGCTGTTCGGCGGCGGCCGCCCGGTGCTGACCGCCGAGGGCCCCGACGTCGGCCATGTCGAACACACCGGCCGCCGGTTCCCCGCGCGGATCCGGACGCTGCCCGGCGGCTGGCACGCGTGGACCGTGACCTCCGCTGTCGCGGCCGACGGCCCGCGTGTCGACGGCTTCCTCGCCGCCGCGGCGCCCCGGCTGGCTTCCGCGCGGGGGCGGCACGGGACGGCGAAGGTGATCGCCGAGGTCGCCGCGGCCGAACTCGCCGACTGTGTGTTCGTCCTGCTGCCCACCACCCGCGGCCGGTGGGAGTGGTGGAGCTGCGATCACCGCACCCACCACGGGCACGGCCGTATCCGCCGCGTCCCCGCCCAGCTGGCGCCGGTGCTCGCCGGCACCTTCGCCTCCACCGAGGACCCCGAGGCCAAGGCGGTCCCGGAGGAAGAGGTCGCGACGTTGCCCGCGGTCGTCGCGGAACGCCTCGCCGGCCACTCGTCGGTCTCCGTGGTCTCGCTGGGGCTCGACGGCGGTGCCGGTGTCACCGGCGCTGTCGTGCTCGGCAGGCGCGGCGCACCCGCCTTCGGCGACGACCATCCGCGCGCGATCACCGAGTTCGCCAGGGCGGCCGGGACGGCGCTGGCGAACGCGCATCGCTACGCCCGCCAGGAAGAGGCCACCCGCGGCCTGGAGACCACGCTGCGCCCGATGCCGCCGCCCGACGTCCCCGGCGTCAAATTCGACGTCTGGTACGAGCCGTCGAGCGGGCTGCTCGACGTCGGCGGCGACTTCTACGACGTCCTGCCGAGGGAAGACGGCGGCGCCATGTACGTCCTCGGCGACGTCTGCGGCAAGGGCGCCGAGGCGGCCGCGCTCACCGGCAGGGTCCGGCAGACCCTCGCCGCGCTCAACCTCGTCGAGCACGACAACACGACGCTGCTGAGCTTGCTCAACTCCCTGCTCATCACCGGCGGCAGCGGCCGGTTCGCCACGCTGGTACTCGGTTCGGTGCTGGCGGGCGAGGACGGTCTCGCCGTCACCTTGGCTTCCGGCGGCCATCCCGCACCGCTGGTGGTGCGCCGCCGCGGCGGGGTGGACGAGATCACCCTGCCCGGCACGCTGGTCGGGATCTCCCCGCAGGCGCGGTTCGCCGAGACGACCATCCGGCTGGCGGAGGGCGACGTCTGCCTGCTCTACACGGACGGGATCACCGAGGCGCGCCACCACGAGCGCACGTCGGATCTGTTCGGGGACGAGCGGTTGCGCGAGCTGCTGACCGGCTGCCGGGGGCTGTCCGGCCGCGAGGTGGTCGCCCGCGTCCGCTCGGCGGTGCGGGAATGGCTCGGCAGCGGGACGCACGACGACATCGCCGTCCTCGCCATCGAGGCGTCACGACCCGCGCAGTAG
- a CDS encoding type 1 glutamine amidotransferase domain-containing protein translates to MATSLKGRRVAILAADGVEQVELVEPRKAVTDAGATAEVVSLESGEIQAMNGDIDKADKFTVDRVVKDVTVDDFDALVLPGGTMNPDNLRADENAVRFVRDFVNSGKPVGVICHGPWTLVEADVVRGRTLTSYPSVRTDIRNAGGTVVDQEVVNDNGLISSRNPDDLPAFCAAIVTEFAR, encoded by the coding sequence ATGGCGACATCGCTGAAGGGGCGCCGCGTGGCCATTCTGGCCGCGGACGGTGTGGAACAGGTCGAACTGGTCGAACCACGCAAAGCGGTCACCGATGCCGGGGCCACGGCCGAGGTCGTTTCCCTGGAATCCGGTGAGATCCAGGCCATGAACGGCGACATCGACAAGGCCGACAAGTTCACTGTGGACCGCGTCGTCAAGGACGTCACCGTCGACGATTTCGACGCGCTCGTCCTCCCCGGCGGCACGATGAATCCGGACAATCTGCGCGCGGACGAGAACGCGGTCCGTTTCGTCCGCGATTTCGTGAACAGCGGCAAACCGGTCGGCGTCATCTGTCACGGGCCGTGGACGCTGGTCGAGGCCGACGTCGTCCGTGGCCGCACGCTCACCTCGTATCCCAGCGTGCGCACCGACATCCGCAACGCGGGCGGAACCGTCGTCGACCAGGAGGTCGTCAACGACAACGGCCTGATCTCCAGCCGGAATCCGGACGACCTGCCCGCGTTCTGCGCCGCGATCGTGACCGAATTCGCCCGGTGA
- a CDS encoding HAMP domain-containing protein has product MDEATLERLLAAARDLGDGNFRRRFVAHGDGLAAQLAGAFNDIAERNQRLVTELLRVREAVGKEGRLTERVAAEIGPGGWATAVDVVNGLIEDVSRPTAELNRVLGAVAEGDLSEPMPLEVGGRPLQGQFAEVAKTLNGLIKQLSRFATEVTRVAREIATEGRLGGQAEVPGVAGTWRDLTDNVNVMASNLTDQVRNIAQVTTAVARGDLTQKIHVDARGEILELKNTVNIMVDQLSSFADEVTRVSREVGSEGRLGGQAQVPGAAGTWRDLTDSVNLMADNLTDQVRNIAQVATAVAKGDLSQKINVDAKGEILELKNTLNTMVDQLSSFADEVTRVAREVGSEGRLGGQATVPGVAGTWRGLTDSVNQMADNLTDQVRNIAQVTTAVAKGDLTQKITVDARGEILELKTTVNTMVDQLSSFADEVTRVAREVGTEGQLGGQAQVPGVAGTWRDLTGSVNFMANNLTAQVRNIAQVATAVAKGDLSQKIAVDAKGEILELKNTLNTMVDQLSSFADEVTRVAREVGSDGRLGGQAQVPGVAGTWKDLTDNVNFMANNLTDQVRNIAQVTTAVAKGDLTQKIIVDARGEILELKNTVNIMVDQLSAFADEVTRVSREVGTEGKLGGQAQVRGVAGTWKDLTDNVNVMADNLTDQVRSIATVTTAVANGDLSKKITIDAQGEVAVLAETINSMVETLRAFADEVTRVAREVGTEGILGGQARVPNVAGTWKALTDNVNVMADNLTGQVRSIATVTTAVAQGDLSKKIDIDARGEILELKTTINTMVDQLSSFASEVTRVAREVGTDGMLGGQAEVPGVAGTWSRLTESVNQLAGNLTTQVRAIAQVATAVTAGDLTRHITVDASGEVAELKDNINQMIANLKETTRANREQDWLKTNLARLSALMQGHRDLASVASLILSELTPLVSAQQGAFFLAREDEQEETVLESIATYGLAKSQAGLRFSPGESLIGQAAVDRRTILVHEAPPEYALISSGLGSAAPVNVIVLPVLFQGEVLGVLELATINAFSTVHIDLLEQLKETIAVNVSTIQSNSRTEALLTESQRLAQELRARSEQLQAQQRELRRSNTDLAEKAALLAQQNRDIEVKNSEIEQARQELEERAGQLTMASQYKSEFMANMSHELRTPLNSALILAKLLSENPDGNLSEKQIQFARTIYSAGSDLQQLINDILDMAKVEAGHLDLQMSDVTLPELVEYVESICRPLTSDKGLEFAVLIDPPVPSSIHTDEHRVQQVLRNLLSNAAKFTDEGGVRLHIRMADQGEVEADSLRQAPGVLAFAVEDTGIGIAPDKLAIIFDAFRQADGTTSRKYGGTGLGLSISQQLTELLGGELRVRSEPGKGSTFTLYLPVSASNLIVPTTQASGVPLIMAVPQVIPVTPSLRFHGEKILIVDDDLRNVFALAAVLERNGLEVIYAETGVAGIRALERHEDTALVLMDVMMPELDGNATITAIRAEAAHEDLPVIAVTAKATAEDKARTLASGADDYVTKPVDTDKLLDLIAAHLEADAASSGLSQAVAPSDTADASD; this is encoded by the coding sequence GTGGACGAAGCGACCCTGGAACGCCTGCTCGCGGCGGCTCGAGACCTCGGGGACGGCAACTTCCGGCGACGGTTCGTGGCACACGGCGACGGGCTCGCGGCCCAGCTCGCGGGTGCCTTCAACGACATCGCCGAACGCAACCAGCGGCTGGTGACCGAGCTCCTGCGCGTCCGCGAGGCGGTCGGCAAGGAAGGCAGGCTGACCGAGCGCGTCGCGGCCGAGATCGGTCCCGGCGGCTGGGCGACCGCTGTCGACGTCGTCAACGGGCTGATCGAGGACGTGAGCAGGCCCACTGCCGAGCTCAACCGTGTCCTCGGCGCGGTCGCCGAGGGCGATTTGTCCGAGCCGATGCCGCTGGAGGTCGGCGGGCGGCCGTTGCAGGGTCAGTTCGCCGAAGTCGCGAAGACCCTGAACGGCCTGATCAAGCAGCTCTCCCGGTTCGCGACCGAGGTCACCAGAGTGGCCCGCGAGATCGCCACCGAAGGACGGCTCGGCGGTCAGGCCGAGGTCCCGGGTGTGGCGGGCACCTGGCGTGATCTCACCGACAACGTCAACGTCATGGCCAGCAACCTGACCGATCAGGTGCGCAACATCGCCCAGGTCACCACGGCCGTGGCGCGCGGCGACCTGACCCAGAAGATCCACGTCGACGCGCGCGGCGAGATCCTGGAGCTCAAGAACACCGTCAACATCATGGTCGACCAGCTCTCGTCGTTCGCCGACGAAGTCACGCGGGTCTCGCGCGAGGTGGGCAGCGAAGGCCGTCTCGGCGGTCAGGCACAGGTCCCCGGCGCGGCGGGGACGTGGCGCGACCTCACCGACTCGGTGAACCTGATGGCGGACAACCTGACCGACCAGGTCCGCAACATCGCCCAGGTGGCCACGGCGGTGGCGAAGGGCGACCTGTCCCAGAAGATCAACGTCGACGCCAAGGGCGAGATCCTCGAACTCAAGAACACCCTGAACACCATGGTCGACCAGCTCTCGTCGTTCGCCGACGAAGTCACCCGGGTGGCGCGCGAGGTCGGCAGCGAAGGACGTCTCGGCGGTCAGGCGACCGTGCCGGGCGTGGCGGGTACGTGGCGCGGGCTCACCGACTCGGTGAACCAGATGGCGGACAACCTGACCGACCAGGTCCGCAACATCGCCCAGGTCACCACCGCGGTGGCCAAGGGCGACCTGACGCAGAAGATCACGGTCGACGCGCGCGGCGAGATCCTCGAACTGAAGACGACCGTGAACACGATGGTCGACCAGCTCTCGTCGTTCGCCGACGAAGTCACGCGAGTGGCGCGCGAGGTCGGCACGGAAGGTCAGCTCGGAGGGCAGGCGCAGGTGCCCGGTGTCGCCGGGACCTGGCGCGACCTCACCGGGTCGGTCAACTTCATGGCGAACAACCTCACCGCGCAGGTCCGCAACATCGCCCAGGTGGCGACCGCGGTGGCGAAGGGCGATCTGTCGCAGAAGATCGCCGTCGACGCCAAGGGCGAGATCCTCGAACTCAAGAACACGCTGAACACCATGGTGGATCAGCTTTCGTCGTTCGCCGACGAAGTCACGCGGGTCGCCCGCGAGGTCGGCAGCGACGGACGGCTCGGCGGTCAGGCGCAGGTGCCCGGCGTGGCCGGGACGTGGAAGGACCTGACCGACAACGTCAACTTCATGGCGAACAACCTGACCGACCAGGTGCGGAACATCGCCCAGGTCACCACCGCGGTGGCCAAGGGCGACCTGACGCAGAAGATCATCGTCGACGCGCGCGGCGAGATCCTGGAGCTCAAGAACACCGTCAACATCATGGTGGACCAGCTGTCCGCGTTCGCCGACGAAGTCACCCGTGTGTCCCGCGAAGTCGGCACCGAGGGCAAGCTCGGCGGCCAGGCGCAGGTGCGCGGCGTCGCCGGGACCTGGAAGGACCTCACCGACAACGTCAACGTCATGGCCGACAACCTCACCGATCAGGTGCGGAGCATCGCCACGGTGACGACGGCGGTCGCGAACGGCGACCTGTCGAAGAAGATCACGATCGACGCGCAGGGCGAGGTCGCCGTCCTCGCCGAGACGATCAACAGCATGGTCGAGACGCTGCGCGCGTTCGCCGACGAGGTCACCCGTGTCGCGCGCGAGGTCGGTACCGAGGGCATCCTCGGCGGCCAGGCCCGCGTGCCGAACGTGGCGGGCACCTGGAAGGCCTTGACGGACAACGTGAACGTCATGGCCGACAACCTCACCGGCCAGGTGCGGAGCATCGCGACGGTGACCACCGCGGTGGCGCAGGGCGATCTGTCGAAGAAGATCGACATCGACGCGCGCGGCGAGATCCTCGAACTCAAGACGACCATCAACACCATGGTCGACCAGCTTTCGTCCTTCGCCTCCGAAGTCACCCGTGTGGCACGCGAGGTCGGCACAGACGGCATGCTCGGCGGTCAGGCGGAGGTGCCCGGCGTCGCCGGAACGTGGTCGCGGCTGACCGAAAGCGTGAACCAGCTGGCCGGGAACCTGACCACCCAGGTGCGGGCGATCGCGCAGGTGGCCACCGCGGTGACCGCGGGCGATCTGACCCGGCACATCACCGTGGACGCGTCCGGGGAGGTGGCCGAACTCAAGGACAACATCAACCAGATGATCGCGAACCTGAAGGAGACCACCCGCGCGAACCGCGAACAGGACTGGCTCAAGACCAACCTCGCCCGGCTGTCCGCGCTCATGCAGGGTCACCGGGATCTCGCGTCGGTGGCGTCGCTGATCCTGTCCGAGCTGACGCCGCTCGTTTCCGCGCAGCAAGGCGCGTTCTTCCTGGCCCGCGAAGACGAGCAAGAGGAAACGGTCCTGGAGAGCATCGCCACCTACGGGCTGGCGAAATCCCAAGCGGGCCTTCGGTTCTCGCCCGGCGAGTCGCTCATCGGGCAGGCCGCTGTCGACCGCCGCACGATACTGGTCCACGAGGCACCGCCGGAGTACGCGCTCATCTCTTCGGGACTGGGCTCGGCCGCACCGGTGAACGTGATCGTGCTGCCGGTGCTGTTCCAGGGCGAGGTGCTCGGGGTGCTGGAACTGGCGACGATCAACGCCTTCAGCACCGTCCACATCGACCTGCTGGAGCAGCTGAAGGAGACCATCGCGGTCAACGTCAGCACCATCCAGTCCAACTCGCGCACCGAGGCCCTGCTGACCGAATCCCAGCGCCTGGCACAGGAACTGCGCGCGCGGTCCGAGCAGTTGCAGGCACAGCAACGGGAACTGCGCCGGTCCAACACGGATCTGGCGGAGAAGGCGGCGCTGCTGGCACAGCAGAACCGCGACATCGAGGTCAAGAACAGCGAGATCGAGCAAGCGCGGCAGGAACTCGAAGAGCGCGCCGGTCAGCTGACCATGGCGTCGCAGTACAAATCCGAGTTCATGGCGAACATGTCGCACGAACTGCGGACTCCGCTCAACAGTGCGCTGATCCTCGCGAAACTGCTGTCGGAGAACCCGGACGGGAACCTGTCGGAGAAGCAGATCCAGTTCGCGCGGACGATCTACTCGGCGGGCAGCGACCTGCAACAGCTGATCAACGACATCCTCGACATGGCCAAGGTCGAGGCCGGTCACCTCGACCTGCAGATGTCCGACGTCACGCTGCCCGAACTGGTCGAGTACGTCGAATCGATCTGCCGTCCGCTCACCTCGGACAAGGGACTGGAATTCGCCGTCCTGATCGACCCGCCGGTGCCGTCGTCGATCCACACCGACGAACATCGCGTGCAGCAGGTGCTGCGGAACCTGCTGTCCAACGCGGCGAAGTTCACCGACGAAGGCGGCGTGCGCCTGCACATCCGGATGGCCGACCAGGGCGAGGTCGAGGCCGACTCGCTCCGGCAAGCCCCCGGCGTCCTCGCGTTCGCCGTCGAAGACACCGGAATCGGCATCGCGCCGGACAAACTCGCGATCATCTTCGACGCATTCCGCCAGGCCGACGGCACCACCAGCCGCAAATACGGCGGCACCGGGCTGGGCCTTTCGATCAGTCAGCAGCTGACGGAACTGCTCGGCGGCGAACTGCGCGTCCGCAGCGAACCCGGCAAGGGCAGCACGTTCACCCTGTACCTGCCGGTGAGCGCGTCGAACCTGATCGTCCCGACCACGCAGGCGAGCGGGGTCCCGCTGATCATGGCCGTCCCGCAGGTGATCCCGGTGACGCCGTCGCTGCGGTTCCACGGCGAGAAGATCCTGATCGTCGACGACGACCTGCGCAACGTCTTCGCGCTGGCCGCCG
- a CDS encoding DNA topoisomerase IB codes for MRLRRADLGSPGIRRRRRGRGFGYLTPDGDPLKDEHAIERIDALAIPPAWRRVWISPHENAHILAVGVDDAGRRQYLYHEEWRRARDEEKHERVLALARRLPRLREAVQEDLDSRGLTRERVLAGALRMLDLGVFRTGGEDYADENGTHGVATLLCEHVTVSEGCLLCDYPAKGGIQRKVRLRDDGLVRLVRSLRRARGGEVRLLAYRDGREWQEVRAEDINDRLKELVGEDFTAKDLRTWNATVLAASAFADTEKPSSERAAKRAEKAVMTEVAEGLGNTPAVARRSYVDPRVIEAYRKDRTIERAMRRAGKAADPVEARDIVERAVVRLLRGS; via the coding sequence ATGCGACTTCGGCGAGCGGACCTCGGGTCCCCCGGCATCCGGAGGCGGCGCAGAGGTCGTGGCTTCGGCTATCTGACCCCGGACGGCGATCCGCTGAAGGACGAGCACGCGATCGAACGGATCGACGCGCTGGCGATCCCGCCCGCGTGGCGGCGCGTGTGGATCTCCCCGCACGAGAACGCCCACATCCTGGCCGTCGGGGTGGACGACGCCGGGCGCCGCCAGTACCTCTACCACGAGGAGTGGCGGCGGGCCCGGGACGAGGAGAAACACGAGCGCGTCCTCGCGCTGGCTCGACGCCTCCCCCGGCTCCGCGAAGCCGTCCAGGAGGATCTCGATTCGCGCGGCCTCACCCGCGAGCGCGTGCTCGCCGGCGCGCTGCGCATGCTCGACCTCGGCGTGTTCAGGACCGGCGGGGAGGACTACGCCGACGAGAACGGCACGCACGGGGTGGCGACGCTGCTGTGCGAACACGTCACCGTCAGCGAAGGCTGTCTGCTTTGCGATTACCCCGCGAAGGGCGGGATCCAGCGCAAGGTCCGGCTTCGGGACGACGGCCTGGTGCGGCTGGTCCGTTCCCTCCGGCGTGCCCGCGGCGGGGAGGTGCGCCTGCTCGCCTACCGCGACGGCCGCGAATGGCAGGAGGTCCGGGCCGAGGACATCAACGACCGGCTCAAGGAACTCGTGGGCGAGGACTTCACCGCGAAGGACCTGCGCACCTGGAACGCCACCGTCCTCGCCGCTTCGGCCTTCGCGGACACGGAAAAGCCGTCCAGCGAACGGGCGGCGAAGCGGGCGGAGAAGGCCGTGATGACCGAAGTCGCGGAAGGCCTCGGCAACACCCCCGCGGTGGCGAGGCGGTCCTATGTGGACCCTCGGGTGATCGAGGCGTACCGAAAGGACCGGACCATCGAACGCGCGATGCGGCGGGCCGGGAAGGCCGCCGATCCGGTGGAGGCGAGGGACATCGTCGAGCGGGCGGTGGTGCGGCTACTGCGCGGGTCGTGA